In a genomic window of Leifsonia xyli subsp. cynodontis DSM 46306:
- a CDS encoding MarR family winged helix-turn-helix transcriptional regulator: MAETIITETDNAALRQTLGDLVVASHRLTRLAARATGSAESPATWRTLSVLQTTGPLRLGELAAQSRVSQPTMTKLVRNLVEAEWVKRIADTDDARAWQIAITSKGADALQDWRDALSAALVPMFADLSVDELAALRRTVEVIVSRVELSTAAGAAVSGR; encoded by the coding sequence GTGGCCGAGACGATCATCACCGAGACCGACAACGCCGCCCTGCGGCAGACCCTGGGCGACCTCGTCGTCGCGAGCCACCGGCTCACCCGCCTCGCGGCCCGTGCCACAGGCAGCGCCGAGTCCCCCGCGACCTGGCGCACGCTCAGCGTCCTCCAGACCACCGGCCCGCTGCGGCTCGGCGAGCTGGCCGCCCAGAGCCGGGTCTCGCAGCCGACGATGACCAAACTCGTCCGCAACCTCGTCGAGGCGGAATGGGTCAAGCGCATCGCCGACACCGACGACGCCCGCGCCTGGCAGATCGCGATCACGTCGAAGGGCGCCGATGCGCTGCAGGACTGGCGGGACGCCCTCTCCGCCGCGCTGGTCCCGATGTTCGCCGACCTCAGCGTCGACGAGCTGGCCGCCCTGCGCCGCACAGTCGAGGTCATCGTTTCGCGGGTCGAGCT
- the rplL gene encoding 50S ribosomal protein L7/L12 — translation MAKLSTDELLEAFKDLTLIELSEFVKKFEETFEVTAAAPVAVAAAPAAGGAGAAAEEAEEKDSFDIVFEAIDLGKKIQIIKEVRALTNLGLGEAKALVDGGAGTVVLEGANKETADNAKAKLEEAGATIVLK, via the coding sequence ATGGCAAAGCTGTCGACTGACGAGCTGCTCGAGGCGTTCAAGGACCTCACCCTGATCGAGCTCAGCGAATTCGTGAAGAAGTTCGAGGAGACCTTCGAGGTCACCGCCGCGGCCCCCGTCGCCGTCGCCGCGGCCCCCGCCGCCGGTGGCGCCGGCGCCGCTGCCGAGGAGGCGGAGGAGAAGGACTCGTTCGACATCGTCTTCGAGGCCATCGATCTCGGTAAGAAGATCCAGATCATCAAAGAGGTCCGCGCTCTCACCAACCTCGGCCTCGGTGAGGCGAAGGCCCTTGTCGACGGCGGCGCGGGCACCGTCGTGCTCGAAGGCGCCAACAAGGAGACCGCCGACAATGCGAAGGCCAAGCTCGAAGAGGCTGGCGCCACCATCGTCCTCAAGTAG